Proteins encoded by one window of Coregonus clupeaformis isolate EN_2021a unplaced genomic scaffold, ASM2061545v1 scaf2813, whole genome shotgun sequence:
- the LOC123489182 gene encoding LOW QUALITY PROTEIN: guanylate-binding protein 1-like (The sequence of the model RefSeq protein was modified relative to this genomic sequence to represent the inferred CDS: inserted 1 base in 1 codon), producing the protein MAGQTVSMKEPVCLIENDSDGKLRVVRSALDILDQIDQHVVVVAVVGLYRTGKSYLMNKLAGERKGFALGATIQSKTKGIWMWCVPHPXKRDHTLVLLDTEGLGDVEKGDEKNDNWIFSLAVLLSSTLVYNSLGTIDNNALEKLHYVTEMTEHIKVKSNQRDGEESSEYLRYFPSFVWTVRDFTLTLEVDGKPITANEYLENALKLKTGHSKNDQVYNLPRSCLRNYFSPRWCFVFERPANGNKMRRMEELTDADLEPSFVEQAKEFCDHVFKEAKTKTLKQGLKVTGRLLGNLAETYVSAIRSGQIPCLDNAVLALAQIENSSAIERARAHYQRGMAGWVAYPTETQEELSEVHAVMEKEAVAIFINSSFKDEDQKYQLELMKVLQEQYEKICERNYKESQKACESKIKRIFAPLEEQIRDGSYMTSGGYKEYCNNLKLATSEYRSEKGGGVKAEEVLKEYLERKASIGQAILSADQSLSEAEQRAEGDIQSP; encoded by the exons ATGGCAGGCCAGACAGTATCCATGAAGGAACCAGTATGTCTGATTGAGAACGACAGTGATGGGAAGCTGCGTGTGGTCCGCAGTGCACTGGACATCCTGGACCAGATTGACCAGCATGTGGTAGTGGTGGCGGTGGTCGGGCTGTACCGCACCGGCAAGTCCTACCTCATGAACAAGCTGGCTGGGGAGAGGAAAG GTTTTGCCCTTGGAGCCACCATCCAGTCCAAAACTAAGGGCATCTGGATGTGGTGTGTGCCTCATC GAAAAAGAGACCACACCCTGGTGCTGCTGGATACAGAGGGGCTGGGGGATGTGGAGAAG GGTGATGAGAAGAATGACAACTGGATCTTTTCCCTGGCTGTCCTGCTCAGCAGTACTCTGGTGTACAACAGCCTGGGAACCATCGACAACAACGCCCTGGAGAAACTACA CTATGTGACAGAAATGACAGAGCACATCAAGGTGAAGTCCAACCAGCGAGACGGGGAGGAATCTTCAGAGTACCTGCGTTACTTTCCTTCCTTTGTGTGGACAGTCAGAGATTTCACCCTGACCCTGGAGGTTGATGGAAAACCCATCACAGCCAATGAGTACCTGGAGAACGCTCTTAAACTGAAAACAG GTCATAGTAAGAACGATCAGGTATACAACCTGCCTCGTAGCTGCCTGCGGAACTATTTCTCTCCTCGCTGGTGCTTTGTGTTTGAGAGGCCAGCCAACGGAAACAAAATGAGACGTATGGAGGAGCTGACCGATGCTGACCTGGAGCCCTCCTTTGTGGAGCAAGCCAAGGAGTTCTGTGACCACGTCTTCAAGGAGGCCAAGAccaagaccctgaaacagggCCTGAAAGTTACCGGCAGAC TGCTGGGGAACCTGGCAGAGACTTATGTGTCTGCCATCCGGAGCGGGCAGATCCCCTGCCTGGACAACGCTGTGTTGGCGCTGGCCCAGATTGAGAACTCCAGTGCCATCGAGAGGGCCAGGGCCCACTACCAGAGAGGCATGGCTGGCTGGGTGGCCTACCCCACAGAGACCCAAGAGGAGCTGTCTGAAGTGCATGCTGTCATGGAGAAGGAGGCTGTGGCCATATTCATCAACAGCTCCTTTAAAGACGAGGACCAGAAGTATCAGTTGGAGCTCATG AAAGTGCTTCAGGAGCAGTACGAGAAGATCTGTGAGAGGAACTACAAGGAGTCCCAGAAGGCATGCGAGTCCAAAATCAAACGCATCTTTGCCCCTCTGGAGGAGCAAATAAGGGATGGATCCTACATGACCTCTGGAGGATACAAAGAGTACTGCAACAACCTGAAACTGGCCACCAGCGAATACAGATCTGAGAAAGGCGGGGGTGTAAAG GCTGAAGAGGTACTGAAGGAGTACTTGGAAAGGAAGGCCAGCATTGGTCAGGCCATCCTGTCAGCAGACCAGTCCCTCAGTGAAGCTGAGCAGAGAGCAGAAGGTGATATACAGTCACCATGA